In one window of Methanolobus mangrovi DNA:
- the cobD gene encoding threonine-phosphate decarboxylase CobD → MTGQRSSLPVKNYLLSLEPCAHGGLIRKSSQRYGIPESEILDASASLNPFGTPFEQPDSELDLEDLLKTGLEKLEQYPDNRYMEYRTAAADFVGMGITYENIIPGNGSTEIIRLVAECAISEGDVVLIPTPTFSEYEMQCKVMGAQVKYVDQENIFDLDDKLLDEAKIIFVCNPNNPTGKLLLKEQIEELAKICAAHKTILFVDEAFIELADPEQSVAYLVEENDYLFIQRSLTKAFAIPGIRMGFGIASKKFACVLNSARLSWNMGCIADTVATALLNMEGGVNSKYLKDSRAFIRKEHDFLMEKLSRRGFKPIESSVNYIFVDISELSLTSSELAERMASHGVLIRDCNSFQNIGPNYIRIAIRKREENELIASTIRQVIYEWGREQAEMQLGENIKAAAECGRKGSNTDCDYYPCHFEEQDCTFCFCPFYPCEDTRTGGSWIESSSGGQVWSCLKCNIVHKEKIVDDLLSVFTVDGLNKESIEKAWKSVMETNL, encoded by the coding sequence TTGACAGGACAAAGATCATCTCTCCCGGTAAAGAATTATCTTCTAAGCCTTGAGCCATGTGCACATGGCGGACTGATACGAAAAAGTTCCCAGAGATACGGGATACCTGAATCGGAAATACTGGATGCAAGTGCAAGCTTGAATCCGTTTGGAACACCATTTGAGCAACCTGATTCGGAACTTGATCTTGAGGACCTTCTTAAAACCGGACTTGAAAAACTAGAACAGTATCCTGATAACCGTTATATGGAATACAGGACAGCTGCAGCTGATTTTGTTGGTATGGGCATAACATACGAAAACATAATCCCGGGAAACGGGTCAACTGAGATCATAAGGCTTGTTGCTGAGTGCGCCATCAGTGAAGGGGATGTTGTACTTATTCCCACACCGACATTCAGTGAATATGAGATGCAGTGCAAGGTTATGGGGGCACAGGTAAAATACGTCGATCAGGAAAACATATTCGATCTTGACGATAAACTGCTTGACGAAGCTAAAATCATCTTCGTATGCAATCCCAATAATCCTACAGGAAAATTACTCTTAAAGGAGCAGATCGAAGAGCTTGCAAAGATCTGTGCAGCCCACAAGACCATTCTCTTTGTAGATGAAGCATTCATAGAACTTGCAGATCCTGAACAAAGTGTTGCATATCTTGTTGAGGAAAATGACTATCTTTTCATCCAGCGCTCTCTCACAAAGGCCTTTGCTATCCCCGGTATCAGGATGGGTTTTGGTATAGCATCAAAGAAGTTTGCCTGTGTACTTAACAGTGCAAGGCTGTCATGGAATATGGGATGTATTGCAGATACAGTAGCAACTGCTCTTCTGAATATGGAAGGGGGAGTAAACAGCAAATATCTGAAAGATTCCAGGGCTTTCATAAGAAAAGAACATGATTTCCTGATGGAGAAACTCTCACGCAGGGGCTTCAAGCCTATCGAAAGCAGTGTGAACTACATTTTTGTGGATATCTCCGAACTATCCCTTACTTCTTCTGAGCTTGCAGAACGCATGGCTTCCCATGGTGTATTGATACGTGATTGTAACTCTTTCCAGAACATAGGTCCAAATTACATTCGAATAGCCATACGCAAAAGGGAAGAGAACGAACTTATCGCATCTACCATTCGTCAGGTTATCTATGAATGGGGTCGGGAACAGGCAGAGATGCAGCTAGGAGAAAATATTAAAGCAGCTGCAGAATGCGGGCGCAAAGGTAGCAATACAGACTGTGACTATTACCCCTGTCATTTTGAAGAACAGGATTGTACCTTCTGCTTCTGTCCGTTCTATCCATGTGAGGACACCCGCACCGGAGGTAGCTGGATCGAGAGTTCCAGCGGTGGTCAGGTATGGAGCTGTCTTAAATGCAATATAGTTCACAAGGAAAAAATCGTTGATGACTTATTATCTGTGTTCACCGTGGATGGACTCAATAAAGAAAGTATTGAGAAGGCATGGAAGAGCGTAATGGAGACTAATTTATGA
- a CDS encoding aminotransferase class I/II-fold pyridoxal phosphate-dependent enzyme, with protein MSETDMLDFSSNANPLGTPFDFKESELDKEQIIFDSIARSDQYPDNRYLELRTAAASFLGHGINFENIVPGNGSCELLRLIIGSVINEGDMIIVPSPSSGQYRHVAEIFGARVNSFTSKELLNLPRMTLDRAKIVIIENPNDPTGELTSRESLVEFAEKCAAHNTLLIVDESSIELADPAMSIADVALENDSLFVIRSVSNIIGMPGMRLAYGIASLSLAEVLNSARLSWNIGVVEEAIGISFLNLEGGSGCKYLSESRAFIKKERDYIIKRLSGIYGFDPIESSASYLLVDVKDLFVDSVRLTEGLASYGIMIRECGDFFDGSKRYVRISVRPRVEFEKLIRTLDDVFAELSREDAREKLEETIEHGGATAAGRGSCEYYPCHFTGQDCTFCFCPFYPCQNENTGGKLIESSTGGQVWSCEHCTLLHRSKVARMVLDALMADGDTDENIRRAWKEVIEPLL; from the coding sequence ATGTCTGAAACAGATATGCTTGATTTCAGCTCAAATGCAAATCCTCTGGGCACACCGTTTGATTTTAAGGAAAGTGAACTTGACAAAGAGCAGATAATCTTTGATTCTATTGCCCGATCAGATCAGTATCCTGATAATCGGTACCTTGAATTAAGAACAGCTGCCGCCAGTTTTCTGGGTCATGGCATCAACTTTGAAAATATAGTTCCCGGTAATGGTTCATGCGAGTTATTACGCCTGATTATTGGGTCAGTTATAAATGAAGGAGATATGATAATAGTTCCTTCTCCTTCTTCCGGGCAGTATCGGCACGTAGCTGAGATCTTCGGTGCTCGTGTAAATTCGTTCACTTCAAAGGAATTACTAAATCTTCCCCGGATGACATTGGATCGGGCAAAGATCGTAATTATTGAGAACCCTAACGATCCCACCGGGGAGCTTACATCCAGGGAATCACTGGTTGAATTCGCAGAAAAATGCGCTGCACATAATACTTTACTCATAGTCGATGAATCATCTATCGAGCTTGCTGACCCTGCAATGAGTATTGCGGATGTGGCGCTGGAAAATGATTCTCTTTTTGTAATACGGTCTGTCTCAAACATTATTGGGATGCCTGGCATGAGACTGGCTTATGGCATTGCCTCCCTTTCCCTTGCAGAAGTATTGAATTCTGCCAGACTTTCATGGAATATCGGGGTGGTTGAAGAAGCTATTGGAATTTCTTTCCTTAATCTGGAAGGTGGTTCCGGTTGCAAGTATCTCTCCGAGTCCAGAGCTTTCATTAAAAAAGAAAGGGATTACATCATCAAACGTCTTTCAGGCATCTACGGTTTCGATCCCATCGAAAGCAGTGCCAGTTATCTGCTTGTGGATGTCAAGGATCTCTTTGTGGATTCTGTAAGGCTCACTGAAGGACTGGCATCATATGGAATAATGATTCGTGAATGCGGTGATTTTTTTGATGGTTCGAAAAGATATGTCAGGATATCTGTACGACCCAGGGTTGAATTTGAGAAACTGATACGAACTCTTGATGATGTATTTGCTGAACTTAGCAGGGAAGATGCCCGGGAAAAACTGGAGGAAACCATTGAACATGGTGGTGCGACTGCTGCTGGCCGTGGCTCCTGCGAATATTATCCATGCCATTTCACAGGTCAGGACTGTACATTTTGCTTCTGTCCTTTTTATCCATGCCAGAACGAAAATACAGGTGGTAAATTAATAGAGAGCTCCACAGGTGGACAGGTATGGAGTTGTGAACATTGTACTCTATTGCATAGATCAAAGGTCGCCAGAATGGTGCTTGATGCACTGATGGCTGACGGAGACACTGATGAGAACATAAGGAGGGCATGGAAGGAAGTGATTGAGCCTCTGCTTTGA
- a CDS encoding TIGR00266 family protein, whose protein sequence is MADEIDYKIIGDDMQLVEIELDTNEAVRAEAGAMMYMGPGIKMETSTGGGLLKGLKRAVTGESFFITSFIHEGSGKGYVAFGAPYPGKIIPLDLGKLGGSFLCQKDSFLCAANGIDIEVALTKKVGAGLFGGEGFILQRLKGDGLAFVHAGGTIIEKDLAAGETIRVDTGCITAFAESVTYNIQLASGFKNALFGGEGLVLASLTGPGKIYLQSLPFSRLADRIVAASRYQGGSRRDESTGIAGIGSGALGAILGGDRSF, encoded by the coding sequence ATGGCAGATGAAATTGATTATAAAATAATTGGCGACGACATGCAGCTTGTAGAGATTGAACTTGACACTAATGAGGCAGTAAGAGCAGAAGCTGGCGCAATGATGTATATGGGACCAGGCATCAAAATGGAAACATCTACAGGTGGCGGTTTACTCAAAGGCCTTAAACGTGCAGTAACAGGAGAGAGTTTCTTTATTACAAGTTTTATTCATGAGGGATCAGGAAAAGGGTATGTTGCATTTGGAGCTCCATACCCCGGAAAGATAATTCCACTTGACCTTGGAAAACTGGGAGGCAGCTTCCTGTGTCAGAAAGATTCATTTCTCTGTGCAGCAAATGGTATAGATATTGAGGTTGCACTTACCAAAAAGGTAGGAGCAGGACTGTTTGGAGGGGAAGGTTTTATTCTCCAGAGACTCAAAGGTGACGGACTTGCTTTTGTACATGCCGGTGGAACCATTATTGAAAAAGACCTTGCTGCCGGAGAGACCATCAGAGTTGATACCGGATGCATAACCGCCTTTGCAGAAAGTGTAACATACAATATACAGCTGGCAAGCGGATTCAAAAATGCACTGTTCGGTGGGGAAGGACTTGTACTGGCAAGTCTTACCGGCCCCGGAAAGATCTATCTTCAAAGTCTTCCTTTCTCACGTCTTGCAGACAGGATCGTTGCAGCTTCAAGGTACCAGGGCGGTAGCAGAAGAGACGAATCAACCGGAATAGCCGGAATTGGCAGCGGTGCACTTGGGGCTATTCTTGGAGGGGACCGTTCATTCTGA
- a CDS encoding metallophosphoesterase family protein, which yields MRLFAIADPHGNYSKIEELLEQSGDIDVILIAGDITNFGPDEKALELIDMFKPPILAVPGNCDHESILEVIDNSRATNLHNGSITIDGVQFVGMGGSNPTPFCTPFEIEESDFETNLNSLMNETGNTEEPVVILTHVPPYGILDEVGGMHVGCKALSVFLDKADIMVCGHIHEARGIRNSGKTIIVNPGMAALGFAALIDINRENHEYDISIQLLEAGR from the coding sequence ATGAGACTGTTTGCTATTGCAGATCCGCATGGCAATTATTCCAAAATAGAAGAGTTACTTGAACAGTCCGGAGACATTGATGTAATTTTGATTGCCGGAGACATCACCAATTTCGGACCTGATGAAAAGGCACTGGAACTCATTGATATGTTCAAGCCACCAATACTTGCAGTTCCGGGAAACTGCGATCATGAATCTATATTAGAAGTAATAGACAATTCAAGAGCCACAAATCTTCATAATGGATCTATTACAATAGACGGAGTTCAGTTTGTAGGTATGGGCGGGTCCAATCCCACACCATTCTGCACTCCTTTTGAGATAGAGGAATCTGATTTTGAGACAAATCTCAATAGCCTGATGAATGAAACTGGAAATACAGAAGAGCCCGTTGTCATCCTCACACATGTACCTCCCTACGGAATTCTTGACGAGGTGGGAGGCATGCACGTAGGGTGCAAAGCCCTAAGCGTATTTCTTGATAAAGCTGACATTATGGTCTGCGGACATATCCATGAAGCAAGAGGTATTCGAAACTCCGGAAAAACCATAATAGTCAATCCCGGAATGGCTGCATTGGGTTTTGCAGCACTTATAGATATTAATAGAGAGAATCATGAATATGATATAAGTATACAGCTACTAGAAGCTGGCAGATAA
- a CDS encoding cupredoxin domain-containing protein, which yields MKAKILLIFLILLSFTVIGCVDEDKETPNETDMLNETTEEVVNETVTEDAGMNESVEEVAVDEEEDQKLEIVESEGPKTYTIYMEKFLTQPNNITINTGDTVIWFNRNDPTRLFTLVSNEDLWENTTIGYRLSFKYTFNETGTYTYKVLGWEERMKGTIIVK from the coding sequence ATGAAAGCAAAGATTTTGCTCATTTTCCTAATATTACTCTCTTTTACCGTCATCGGATGTGTTGACGAAGATAAAGAGACCCCTAATGAAACTGATATGTTGAACGAAACTACAGAAGAAGTTGTCAATGAAACGGTCACTGAAGACGCAGGTATGAATGAAAGCGTTGAAGAAGTAGCAGTTGACGAAGAGGAAGACCAAAAACTTGAGATTGTAGAGTCAGAAGGTCCGAAGACCTATACAATATATATGGAGAAATTCCTGACACAGCCTAACAATATAACCATTAACACAGGAGATACAGTTATATGGTTCAACCGTAATGACCCAACAAGGCTCTTCACACTTGTAAGCAATGAAGACCTTTGGGAAAATACAACCATAGGATACAGATTATCCTTCAAATATACTTTCAACGAAACGGGCACATACACATACAAAGTACTCGGTTGGGAAGAAAGGATGAAGGGAACCATTATTGTTAAATAA
- a CDS encoding tRNA (guanine(10)-N(2))-dimethyltransferase, with product MKVRSITEGDTEVLVPIPVEGANFAPSAAPVFYNPVMEMNRDISVAATSAFVKRMEPDPEKTITYVDALSASGIRGLRIANETGIHTTLNDWSEEACDLIQQNIDNLEIGHNTIASHKNANVLLHEKHFNIVDLDPFGTPAPFLAAAARSVINLLEVTATDTAPLCGAHLNSGIRKYAAIPFNNEYHSEMGVRILLGRIARELSLQDKAMNPLLTHATRHYVRTYLEMKKGAKQADKMLKNMGFIVHCPACGNREAIYGLAAHIEEKCGRCGEKNMLGGPMWLGKIHSPDFCSETIAELEARNCGTKQLAIKMLELCRDELDIPMFYDQHLICKKLGVSASAIETVIQELRNRGFKASRTHFSGISFKTDADISDIEIIIADLR from the coding sequence ATGAAAGTAAGATCTATTACGGAAGGAGATACCGAAGTCCTGGTCCCCATCCCTGTGGAAGGAGCTAATTTTGCGCCATCCGCAGCCCCTGTTTTTTATAATCCGGTCATGGAGATGAATCGTGATATCTCCGTAGCTGCAACATCTGCTTTTGTTAAGAGGATGGAACCTGACCCTGAGAAGACCATCACTTATGTTGATGCCCTCTCTGCTTCGGGTATCCGTGGGCTCAGGATAGCAAATGAGACAGGTATACACACAACCCTCAATGACTGGAGCGAAGAAGCTTGTGACCTTATACAGCAGAACATAGATAATCTGGAAATCGGGCACAATACCATTGCAAGCCATAAGAATGCGAACGTACTTCTTCACGAGAAACATTTCAATATAGTCGACCTTGATCCATTCGGCACACCAGCACCTTTCCTGGCAGCAGCTGCCCGCTCTGTCATCAATCTGCTTGAAGTGACGGCAACGGATACTGCACCTCTTTGCGGTGCTCACCTCAATTCAGGCATACGAAAATATGCTGCAATTCCTTTTAATAACGAATATCACAGTGAGATGGGAGTACGTATACTCCTTGGAAGGATAGCCAGGGAATTATCACTTCAGGATAAGGCTATGAATCCTCTCCTGACCCATGCTACGAGGCATTACGTACGTACCTACCTTGAGATGAAAAAAGGTGCAAAGCAAGCTGACAAAATGCTGAAGAACATGGGATTCATTGTCCATTGTCCTGCATGTGGAAACAGGGAAGCTATCTACGGCCTTGCGGCCCATATTGAAGAGAAATGTGGTCGTTGTGGTGAAAAGAATATGCTTGGTGGGCCTATGTGGCTTGGGAAAATACATAGTCCCGATTTTTGTAGCGAAACCATTGCAGAACTGGAAGCTCGCAACTGCGGCACCAAACAATTAGCCATCAAGATGCTTGAATTATGCCGGGATGAACTGGATATTCCAATGTTCTATGACCAGCACCTGATATGTAAAAAACTTGGAGTTTCCGCTTCTGCAATTGAAACAGTTATACAGGAGCTCCGGAACAGAGGATTTAAAGCTTCAAGAACACATTTTAGTGGTATTTCTTTCAAAACGGATGCAGATATATCGGATATTGAGATAATTATAGCTGATCTCCGATAG
- a CDS encoding MarR family transcriptional regulator, producing MTKGYAEQLFLQEKPTLALLAIWSLQKTYASVITKEINSTFAHTTKILSKMEDHGLVQFSVEGRVKYVELTEHGYRVVDSLKNLIMAIEGETPDSIGETENEESATQDAEVSDNDKKLTKEHIDRLHEQIISTYNNLFNENSEPQVMKMKIGPFSRDIQLLLNSIEENENLIDDEDLDKLNEIQNIFDLAMKQ from the coding sequence ATGACAAAAGGATATGCTGAGCAATTGTTTTTACAGGAGAAACCAACCCTTGCCCTTCTGGCTATATGGTCTCTACAGAAAACCTATGCATCAGTTATTACAAAAGAGATAAATTCGACTTTTGCCCACACAACCAAAATACTATCAAAAATGGAAGATCACGGCCTGGTGCAATTTTCAGTTGAAGGGCGTGTTAAATATGTTGAACTTACCGAACATGGGTACAGAGTAGTTGATTCTCTTAAAAATCTGATAATGGCAATTGAAGGAGAAACGCCTGATAGCATAGGAGAGACTGAGAACGAAGAGTCTGCCACACAGGATGCAGAAGTCTCAGATAATGACAAAAAACTAACCAAAGAACATATTGACAGGTTGCATGAGCAGATAATATCTACATACAACAATCTTTTCAATGAAAATTCAGAACCTCAGGTAATGAAGATGAAAATTGGTCCCTTTAGCCGGGATATCCAGTTACTTTTAAATTCAATAGAAGAGAATGAGAACCTTATCGACGATGAAGATCTGGATAAGCTCAACGAGATACAGAACATCTTCGACCTGGCGATGAAGCAATAA
- a CDS encoding DUF2110 family protein translates to MVTVKLLLKIYGNRERAFHSAEVLISNELKELDASAKFSVSDDNWLMVDVSGEDSEFASNFLGSKFGMPVTELTKNEVYSGVIHQIREKEIIVDVGTLVSIPQNNLTILGAGNARQIATRFGMIKHLPVKIEVTDESAKVGAFTKSQADIWWGWKKSEQDRVIANAVTRSELKAAVKRTGHARDIYGIERLGLMEHMITCRETSDGPGIVAAIGRFIKGELGVIKASS, encoded by the coding sequence ATGGTCACTGTAAAACTATTATTAAAAATATATGGCAACAGGGAAAGAGCATTTCATTCTGCAGAAGTGTTGATAAGCAATGAACTAAAAGAGCTTGATGCTTCCGCAAAATTCTCCGTATCGGATGATAACTGGCTGATGGTCGATGTCAGTGGAGAGGACAGCGAATTTGCATCCAATTTCCTTGGCAGTAAATTTGGGATGCCAGTCACAGAGCTTACTAAGAATGAAGTTTACTCCGGCGTTATACACCAGATACGTGAGAAGGAAATAATAGTTGATGTCGGGACCCTTGTTAGCATTCCCCAAAATAACCTTACAATTCTTGGAGCCGGAAATGCAAGACAGATAGCTACCCGCTTTGGAATGATCAAGCATTTGCCTGTCAAAATAGAGGTTACGGATGAATCAGCAAAAGTAGGTGCTTTTACAAAATCACAGGCAGATATCTGGTGGGGCTGGAAAAAGTCAGAACAGGACAGAGTAATAGCCAATGCAGTTACACGCTCTGAACTTAAAGCTGCCGTCAAAAGAACCGGGCACGCAAGGGATATCTACGGAATTGAAAGACTGGGACTCATGGAACATATGATAACCTGCAGAGAAACCAGTGATGGACCTGGAATTGTTGCTGCTATTGGCAGATTTATAAAAGGAGAACTTGGCGTTATAAAAGCATCAAGTTAA
- a CDS encoding ArsR family transcriptional regulator yields the protein MNNGDNTAIFSTDIGFIALNGSVKIKILDFLKGGCRSFDEIVQHTGKAKSTISVHLNDLKSQNLLEEATDVHDKRKKVYFLKCQYVACSQEPGMKHYGEMLEVIGSPDMNSFGCLKCLFHAVQYGFRAHGVNCDPIMRKIGNDVGASLSRNFVSNEKGQILKEMMAFWEEHDIGSFKVLSHDPIKIAVHNFFDCRSIPIKEKTLCSFAQGVFEGVFKEKLGIECIMQMLGKCDDDCDACHFQMILL from the coding sequence ATGAACAACGGGGATAACACTGCTATTTTTTCCACTGATATTGGATTTATTGCTCTTAATGGTTCTGTAAAGATTAAAATACTTGACTTTCTCAAAGGTGGCTGCAGATCATTCGATGAGATCGTTCAGCACACCGGAAAGGCCAAATCCACAATTTCCGTTCATCTTAACGATTTAAAATCACAAAACCTCCTTGAAGAAGCAACCGATGTTCATGATAAGAGGAAAAAGGTCTACTTTTTAAAATGTCAGTACGTGGCATGTTCTCAGGAACCCGGCATGAAACACTATGGTGAGATGCTGGAAGTAATAGGCTCGCCTGATATGAATTCCTTTGGTTGTTTGAAATGCTTGTTCCATGCTGTGCAATATGGTTTCCGTGCCCATGGGGTGAATTGTGATCCTATCATGCGAAAAATAGGGAACGATGTCGGAGCCAGTCTTTCCAGGAATTTCGTTTCAAATGAAAAAGGACAGATCCTGAAGGAAATGATGGCTTTCTGGGAAGAGCATGACATCGGAAGTTTTAAAGTCCTGAGCCACGATCCCATAAAAATAGCTGTTCATAACTTTTTTGATTGCCGTTCTATACCAATTAAGGAAAAGACCTTATGCTCGTTTGCACAGGGTGTTTTCGAAGGTGTTTTCAAAGAAAAACTGGGTATAGAATGTATAATGCAGATGCTTGGAAAATGTGATGATGATTGTGATGCCTGTCATTTCCAGATGATTCTGCTTTAA
- a CDS encoding class I SAM-dependent methyltransferase: MTKIIRVPVKEAEIVRLRIIEDGKLDPERKIKVIDADERFLEIPVTDDIEGFETYQQEDALFYNKWRSLKEILNGSIKENELEMLPSGWQILGEIIVVTIDPAIEHLKLRVAEALLQMYPYCNTVVRDLGISGQFRLPEREILIGNSTETINKENGCFFKLDVTKVMFSKGNLHEKALMSRIGKHETIVDMFAGIGYFTIPMAVHAKPARIIAIEINPQSYAYLRENITLNHVENIVEAKNGDCAELTPEGIADRVIMGYVGTTHHYLEQGIKALKESGGILHYHETTPESLIFSRPISRIEHAASEIGRHVEIMDCRKIKKYSPGIWHVVVDARIS, encoded by the coding sequence ATGACTAAAATCATTCGCGTACCAGTAAAAGAAGCAGAAATCGTAAGACTCAGGATAATAGAAGATGGCAAGCTTGACCCGGAAAGAAAGATAAAGGTCATTGATGCTGATGAACGCTTCCTTGAAATACCTGTCACCGATGATATCGAAGGATTTGAGACTTACCAGCAGGAAGATGCCCTTTTCTACAATAAATGGCGCTCACTCAAAGAAATACTAAATGGAAGTATTAAGGAAAATGAACTTGAAATGCTGCCTTCCGGCTGGCAGATACTTGGAGAGATAATTGTTGTTACCATCGACCCTGCAATAGAGCACTTGAAACTGAGAGTTGCAGAGGCCCTGCTTCAGATGTACCCATACTGCAACACAGTAGTACGTGACCTGGGAATAAGCGGTCAGTTCAGGTTACCTGAGAGAGAGATACTTATTGGAAACAGTACGGAAACTATCAACAAAGAGAATGGCTGTTTTTTTAAACTCGATGTTACAAAGGTAATGTTCTCAAAGGGAAACCTCCACGAAAAAGCACTCATGAGCAGGATAGGCAAACATGAGACCATAGTTGACATGTTTGCAGGCATCGGATACTTCACCATCCCTATGGCGGTTCATGCAAAACCTGCAAGGATAATCGCCATTGAGATTAATCCCCAATCATACGCATACCTCCGAGAGAACATAACTCTGAATCACGTGGAAAACATAGTTGAAGCAAAGAACGGCGATTGTGCTGAACTTACACCTGAGGGAATAGCAGACAGAGTAATTATGGGATATGTTGGCACCACACACCATTATCTTGAACAAGGCATCAAAGCCCTGAAAGAAAGTGGCGGTATACTCCATTACCACGAAACCACACCGGAGAGTCTGATATTTTCCAGACCTATAAGCCGCATTGAGCATGCCGCCTCAGAAATAGGCAGGCATGTGGAAATAATGGATTGCAGGAAGATCAAAAAATACTCTCCCGGCATCTGGCATGTGGTAGTAGATGCCCGGATCAGTTGA
- a CDS encoding DUF2124 domain-containing protein, with product MEIISTSKGIGGQLTEFRKLVNGSKRITFIGTVGFCTPFAELMAFVLRETGKESIFLPNLQSGEARIIVSSPQGMQLGDIADPSADTVVLLGGLAMPKIGVEPEKMKVLVDDLLRDTEKKLVIGVCFQSMLIDQKWPEVIDFDYIIDADLTNEVKKA from the coding sequence ATGGAGATCATAAGTACTTCAAAAGGTATCGGTGGCCAGCTTACAGAATTCAGAAAACTTGTGAACGGATCCAAAAGGATTACTTTTATCGGTACTGTTGGTTTCTGTACACCATTTGCAGAACTGATGGCATTCGTCCTCAGGGAAACAGGAAAAGAATCAATATTCCTTCCAAATCTGCAATCTGGTGAAGCACGCATTATAGTTTCATCTCCTCAGGGAATGCAGCTTGGTGATATAGCAGATCCTTCAGCAGATACCGTGGTTCTGCTGGGTGGGCTTGCAATGCCAAAGATAGGCGTTGAACCTGAAAAGATGAAAGTGCTTGTAGATGACTTATTACGGGACACTGAAAAGAAACTTGTGATAGGTGTTTGTTTCCAGTCTATGCTGATTGATCAGAAATGGCCCGAAGTAATAGATTTTGATTATATTATAGATGCAGACCTTACCAATGAGGTCAAAAAAGCATAA
- the mch gene encoding methenyltetrahydromethanopterin cyclohydrolase — protein sequence MISVNEKGLAIIDEMLDWEEELKVESIELENGATVIDCGVNVEGGYDAGMYLSRLCLADLADISYTKFDLDGIPVPAIQVATDNPTIACMGSQYAGWRIAVGKYFGMGSGPARALGLKPKELYEEIGYKDDSEFAVLVMESGAIPTVEVVDYIAKHCSVDAENIYIAVAPTASIAGCVQISARVVETGIHKLESIGYDINTIKSGFGVAPIAPVVGDDTKCMGSTNDCIIYCGETYYTVEYGDAEKLEDFVKKAPSTTSRDFGKPFYTTFKEAEFDFFKVDAGMFAPAKITVNDTKSKKSFTSGRINPGILLESFGIKEV from the coding sequence GTGATAAGTGTTAACGAAAAGGGATTAGCAATAATCGATGAGATGCTTGACTGGGAAGAAGAACTGAAAGTCGAGTCCATAGAGCTTGAGAACGGTGCTACCGTTATTGACTGTGGTGTGAATGTAGAAGGTGGCTACGATGCTGGAATGTATCTGTCCCGTCTTTGTCTTGCAGACCTTGCAGACATAAGCTACACCAAGTTCGATCTGGACGGTATCCCAGTACCTGCTATTCAGGTAGCTACTGATAATCCTACCATTGCATGTATGGGTTCCCAGTATGCAGGCTGGAGAATTGCAGTCGGCAAGTATTTTGGAATGGGTTCAGGTCCTGCAAGGGCTCTGGGACTTAAGCCAAAAGAACTGTATGAAGAAATAGGTTACAAAGATGATTCTGAATTTGCAGTCCTTGTAATGGAATCAGGCGCAATACCAACCGTAGAGGTTGTTGACTACATTGCAAAACACTGCAGTGTCGATGCTGAGAACATTTACATTGCTGTTGCACCTACAGCTTCAATTGCAGGATGCGTTCAGATATCCGCACGTGTTGTTGAGACAGGTATCCACAAGCTCGAATCCATCGGATACGACATAAACACAATCAAGAGCGGTTTCGGTGTTGCTCCTATTGCACCTGTTGTCGGCGACGACACAAAATGCATGGGCTCCACAAATGACTGTATCATCTACTGTGGTGAGACATACTACACCGTTGAGTACGGAGATGCAGAGAAGCTGGAAGACTTTGTAAAGAAAGCTCCATCTACAACATCAAGGGACTTTGGTAAGCCATTCTACACAACTTTCAAGGAAGCAGAATTCGACTTCTTCAAGGTTGATGCAGGCATGTTTGCACCAGCCAAGATAACAGTGAATGATACCAAGAGCAAGAAGTCCTTTACAAGCGGAAGGATCAACCCTGGTATTCTCCTGGAATCCTTTGGCATCAAAGAAGTCTAA